One window of Bacillus sp. THAF10 genomic DNA carries:
- a CDS encoding YunC family protein, protein MIEMTPISIDGQTFTAITVRLPKTNFLAVTSDKGYIMCGALDVALLNEKLKDRKIIAGRAVGVRTIEQLLDAPLESITYEAENLGITVGMSGRDAMLKML, encoded by the coding sequence ATGATTGAAATGACACCAATTTCGATTGATGGTCAAACGTTTACTGCGATTACTGTTCGATTACCTAAAACCAACTTTTTAGCTGTAACAAGTGACAAGGGATACATCATGTGCGGAGCGCTGGATGTTGCCCTTTTGAATGAGAAACTAAAGGACCGTAAAATTATCGCTGGCAGAGCAGTTGGAGTCCGTACCATTGAACAATTGCTAGATGCCCCTTTAGAATCCATCACCTATGAAGCCGAAAACCTTGGAATCACAGTAGGTATGTCTGGCAGAGATGCAATGTTGAAAATGCTTTAA
- a CDS encoding ABC transporter ATP-binding protein, whose amino-acid sequence MILTLENVNKSFGKEKILKDVSFKIEQPSIIALIGPNGSGKSTLLSIITNLQRADSGEISVLNRRNNDVNLFKEVSFMQDNTVLYDYLTGYDHLQFIGDVQSIPKKHLEETAERIGITRYLHKRVGNYSLGMKQHLLLAMAIVNKPKLLILDEPLNGLDPTSAIKVRNLLLELHNEGTAILLSSHNLSEIDRITSQILFLKKGVLIKEDISQFERTCYHLTVDDASKAAYHLAQENYEVETISNQKVSLLLKDTPLHIPLSLLMQSGAKIVEMEKVVFGSEDRYQNIFGTKDEDHEDISI is encoded by the coding sequence ATGATCCTTACACTAGAAAACGTAAATAAATCATTCGGAAAAGAAAAGATTTTAAAAGACGTTTCTTTTAAGATTGAGCAACCATCGATTATCGCTTTGATTGGACCAAATGGTTCGGGTAAATCAACCCTTCTGAGTATCATCACCAATCTACAACGGGCTGACAGCGGGGAAATAAGCGTTCTAAACAGAAGAAATAATGATGTGAATTTATTTAAAGAGGTTTCCTTCATGCAAGACAATACCGTTTTGTATGATTATTTGACTGGCTACGATCACCTGCAATTCATAGGAGATGTACAATCTATACCTAAGAAACATCTGGAGGAAACGGCAGAGCGGATAGGCATTACAAGATATCTTCATAAACGAGTTGGCAATTACTCATTGGGGATGAAGCAACATCTCTTATTGGCTATGGCAATTGTCAACAAGCCTAAATTGTTAATATTGGACGAGCCTTTGAATGGACTTGACCCAACAAGCGCGATTAAGGTGAGGAACCTATTGCTAGAGCTACATAATGAAGGAACTGCTATCCTCTTATCCTCCCATAATCTTTCGGAAATTGACCGCATCACCTCCCAAATATTATTCCTAAAAAAGGGTGTGCTAATAAAAGAAGATATCTCCCAATTTGAAAGAACCTGTTATCACCTTACTGTGGATGACGCTTCAAAAGCAGCTTATCATTTAGCCCAGGAAAACTATGAAGTGGAAACCATTTCAAATCAAAAGGTTTCTCTGTTATTGAAAGACACTCCTCTACATATTCCTCTATCTTTGCTTATGCAAAGTGGGGCTAAGATTGTTGAAATGGAAAAAGTAGTATTTGGCTCAGAGGATCGTTATCAAAATATCTTTGGAACAAAGGATGAAGATCATGAAGATATTTCTATTTGA
- a CDS encoding HD-GYP domain-containing protein encodes MRLLPTKSMKPGMVLAKSIFNDSGRVLLSEGISVTSKMISRLQNLNVTYVYIKDARTDGLEIPTLISDTTRNAAVKTITDTFKSIENEKELSKWFVMDRSSKDLKSLIQHLLTDMKSNEEVATLLTDVYVHDNYVFTHSLNVTLYSLSIGLKLGLSQKDLEILGLGGILHDIGKMLVPNEILFKPGKLSSEEFSEMKRHATYGFDILRNMQTIPLIVAHCAFQHHERLNGSGYPRGIKSEEIHLFGKILAVADVFDAVTSHRVYRSAMLPHEGLEILYSGSGTLYEPAIIEAFRKSVAIYAYGLMVTLNDGRKGIVVGQNQDLTERPIIRIVEEAGDELDTPYDLNLRDHLNLAIVDCDNQKNVAAVS; translated from the coding sequence ATGAGACTATTACCTACAAAATCAATGAAGCCAGGAATGGTATTGGCCAAGTCTATTTTTAATGACTCAGGCAGGGTCCTTCTTAGTGAAGGAATCTCTGTTACTTCCAAGATGATTTCCCGTCTTCAGAATCTAAATGTTACCTATGTTTATATAAAAGATGCGAGAACAGACGGGTTGGAGATACCTACACTTATTTCTGATACCACTCGCAACGCCGCGGTAAAGACCATTACAGATACGTTTAAGTCCATTGAAAACGAAAAAGAGCTCAGCAAGTGGTTTGTGATGGATAGATCCTCAAAGGACTTGAAATCACTTATTCAGCACTTGTTAACAGATATGAAATCAAATGAAGAGGTTGCCACACTTCTGACAGATGTGTATGTGCATGATAATTATGTATTTACTCATTCTCTTAATGTTACCCTTTATTCGCTTTCGATTGGCCTAAAGCTCGGCCTTTCACAAAAAGACCTGGAGATCCTTGGCTTAGGCGGAATATTACATGATATCGGAAAGATGCTTGTGCCAAATGAAATACTTTTTAAACCAGGAAAGCTCTCAAGTGAAGAGTTCAGCGAAATGAAGCGTCATGCAACATATGGATTTGATATTTTACGCAATATGCAAACTATTCCTCTCATAGTAGCACATTGTGCATTTCAGCATCATGAAAGATTAAATGGAAGCGGCTATCCACGAGGAATTAAGAGCGAAGAGATCCATCTTTTTGGAAAAATTCTGGCTGTGGCAGATGTGTTTGATGCCGTCACGTCTCATCGAGTGTATCGCAGTGCGATGCTTCCTCACGAGGGCCTTGAAATTTTATATTCTGGCTCAGGTACGTTGTATGAACCAGCAATTATTGAAGCATTTCGTAAATCCGTGGCGATTTATGCCTATGGGTTGATGGTCACTCTTAATGATGGAAGAAAAGGAATTGTGGTTGGTCAGAATCAAGATTTAACAGAGCGACCTATCATCCGTATTGTTGAAGAGGCTGGAGATGAATTAGACACGCCTTATGACCTAAACCTAAGAGACCACTTAAATCTAGCCATAGTGGATTGCGATAACCAAAAGAACGTAGCAGCAGTAAGCTAA
- a CDS encoding bifunctional UDP-sugar hydrolase/5'-nucleotidase, whose product MQQISILHTNDIHSHFEAYPKLAAFLKENPVNSSTALVDIGDNMDRFHPITEATRGKANTELLNLLSYDFATIGNNEGITLNYEELSQLYGQAEFTVLLANLFEKNGVRPDWVKPYEIKVMAGIKVAFIGVSVFYEHFYSILGWKLTDPYLMLEEFLPLLKREADVIVVLSHLGISDDEEMARRFPDIDVILGGHTHHVLPEGRWIGDTLVCGAGKYGQYIGEVRVDFDIQSRRIVNLEACLHKLELYTPNAEMVERIKTMQDEANLSLDQRVCTIAEPLPVQWFSPSMFPELLADFLKDWCEADVGMVNAGVLLDGLEAGDITLEMLHRICPHPINPCRVSLSGEEFREVVQQALHPEMEQLRVKGLGFRGEVMGRMAFSGVRFDTEPIADGSFQVTAIYVGDKLLSSSDKVSIGTIDMFTFGRMYPAIIRAKEKKFYLPELLRDVLAHALSGK is encoded by the coding sequence GTGCAGCAGATTAGCATTTTACATACAAATGATATACACAGTCATTTTGAAGCATATCCCAAGCTGGCTGCTTTTCTAAAAGAGAACCCTGTTAATAGCTCAACTGCGCTTGTTGACATCGGAGATAATATGGACCGTTTTCACCCGATAACAGAGGCTACTAGAGGAAAAGCAAATACCGAACTCCTTAATCTTCTTAGCTATGATTTTGCGACAATAGGTAATAACGAAGGGATAACCCTAAATTATGAGGAGCTATCTCAGCTCTATGGACAGGCTGAATTTACTGTATTGCTAGCCAATCTTTTCGAAAAGAACGGTGTGCGTCCGGATTGGGTAAAGCCTTATGAAATAAAAGTTATGGCCGGGATCAAGGTTGCTTTTATTGGTGTTTCCGTATTTTATGAACATTTTTATTCGATACTGGGCTGGAAGCTTACAGACCCATACCTTATGCTAGAAGAATTCCTTCCGCTCTTAAAACGGGAAGCTGACGTGATTGTAGTGTTATCTCATTTAGGTATTTCAGATGATGAGGAAATGGCAAGACGATTTCCAGATATTGATGTAATATTGGGAGGACATACCCATCATGTTTTGCCTGAGGGAAGATGGATTGGAGATACATTGGTTTGTGGTGCCGGGAAATATGGTCAGTATATAGGGGAAGTGAGAGTGGATTTTGATATCCAGTCTAGGAGAATTGTAAACCTAGAGGCCTGCCTCCATAAGCTCGAGTTATATACTCCAAATGCAGAAATGGTAGAGCGTATTAAAACGATGCAAGATGAGGCAAATCTGAGTCTGGATCAGCGGGTTTGTACGATAGCTGAGCCCCTTCCTGTTCAATGGTTTTCACCATCTATGTTTCCTGAATTGCTCGCAGACTTCCTAAAGGATTGGTGTGAGGCAGACGTTGGAATGGTCAATGCCGGAGTGCTTCTCGACGGATTAGAAGCAGGTGATATTACGCTTGAAATGCTACATCGAATTTGTCCACATCCGATTAATCCTTGTCGTGTATCTTTAAGTGGCGAAGAATTTCGAGAGGTTGTTCAACAGGCACTTCATCCCGAAATGGAGCAGCTACGAGTAAAAGGCCTGGGCTTTCGAGGAGAAGTGATGGGAAGAATGGCGTTTAGTGGAGTGAGGTTTGATACCGAACCAATTGCTGATGGAAGCTTTCAGGTGACAGCCATTTACGTGGGAGATAAGCTGCTGTCATCATCGGACAAGGTTTCAATAGGCACGATTGATATGTTCACGTTTGGAAGAATGTATCCTGCTATCATTCGGGCAAAAGAGAAGAAGTTTTATCTTCCAGAACTCCTTCGCGACGTGCTTGCCCACGCATTATCAGGTAAATAA
- a CDS encoding ABC transporter permease subunit: MKIFLFELKKIRRQKKFLWLSIISLLCTMAIFSSNAVEQEGMMERAHEGLMDYQEIVNGVQRELAELEMQQELPELQQNQLDLTKQMNLTLMQLNRVMEREEWENVYPLKLSFLELVEQYEANGEPFPILTGQELEKEKAMTEWFISHNLSYEDEEYPVSPHLIVKELSDWVFSLAGLFVLLLLFGNIFTSEREQSTWLTLNTQPIKKWKLLVSKYISLLCCTLLFTVLFIFNGIVISSMFTDYSFSGQYPILLQDSETFYILPVITYISRVTILFLCASFILFALVTFLSSVLKKTFITIMVASFIVMIGFSVTELNHALQVVGNPFQLFRFSALSGAIPNGDDWIYPFIAMLWSSMLLLCTNFIPEIKTPPFLQKTSYLQPFKSKNGFTFKKIVLFEWRKVSRKKLYGQINILLLLFVTVGYFILFQQSSIQQDKYLEELQSTEELDQWIKITEEIKLQYEEIKEQTGQSIYDEFIKEANDTIDFFLNRSKLEIAAVYEYNRGDWSSFYSHQLLDNQSAAGEIDTGGAYLDDRMDYFLGKFTVEASISEKEWLIENNIQPIFTGTFIPTIYHQFTDEERHQSFEEENRKLDSSGLFSLYLFNKYYLYFILILLCLFLFGGGLALERGKKQTLHLLQTQPLKLSSIFLGKIMTSSILAIASGVGLFIIIILMGSLFNRFGDWLYPILHYNHEDIVNSSNYSGLVSSGYGYHFIPLGEYLVYSMVFLVLCLLFVLGLTIVLSTFIKNALTVFAVSILINVSGYYVTTKFGMKVAHLLPFTYFDYPKVINGELSIVMDNAKINVIHGCLVLSGLSTVFVLIGYIVLYRKNKTIVKAVKNQVTTKM; encoded by the coding sequence ATGAAGATATTTCTATTTGAGCTAAAGAAAATACGGAGGCAAAAAAAATTCCTATGGCTGTCAATAATTAGCCTTCTCTGTACCATGGCTATTTTTTCATCCAATGCGGTGGAACAAGAAGGTATGATGGAAAGAGCACACGAGGGTCTGATGGACTACCAAGAAATTGTCAATGGGGTACAAAGGGAATTGGCAGAATTAGAAATGCAGCAGGAACTGCCCGAGCTCCAACAAAATCAACTAGACCTAACAAAACAAATGAACCTAACCTTGATGCAGTTGAATAGAGTGATGGAAAGAGAAGAATGGGAGAATGTTTATCCGTTAAAGCTTTCCTTCCTCGAATTAGTAGAGCAATACGAAGCAAACGGAGAACCTTTCCCTATCTTAACCGGGCAAGAATTAGAGAAGGAAAAAGCAATGACAGAGTGGTTTATTTCACACAATCTTAGCTATGAAGATGAAGAGTATCCTGTTTCCCCCCATTTAATCGTGAAGGAATTAAGTGACTGGGTATTTAGCTTAGCAGGCCTTTTTGTATTGTTATTGCTATTTGGCAATATTTTCACTAGTGAAAGGGAACAAAGTACATGGCTAACCCTAAATACTCAACCGATAAAAAAATGGAAGTTACTAGTTTCCAAATATATTAGTTTGTTATGTTGCACATTGCTCTTCACGGTTTTATTCATATTTAATGGAATAGTCATTTCCAGTATGTTTACGGATTACTCCTTTAGTGGACAATATCCGATCTTGCTACAAGACTCGGAAACATTCTATATACTACCTGTCATCACTTACATTAGTAGGGTAACCATTTTATTTCTTTGTGCGTCTTTCATCCTGTTTGCATTAGTAACGTTCTTAAGCAGTGTGTTAAAGAAAACGTTTATAACGATTATGGTTGCTTCCTTTATTGTCATGATTGGCTTTAGCGTAACCGAATTAAACCACGCCTTACAGGTGGTAGGAAACCCATTCCAGCTTTTTCGTTTCTCTGCTTTATCTGGCGCGATACCTAATGGGGATGACTGGATATATCCTTTTATTGCTATGCTTTGGAGTTCCATGCTGCTTCTTTGCACCAATTTTATCCCAGAAATAAAAACACCGCCATTTTTACAAAAAACTTCTTACCTTCAACCATTTAAAAGTAAAAATGGATTCACATTTAAAAAAATAGTGCTATTTGAGTGGAGAAAGGTAAGTAGAAAGAAACTGTATGGACAGATTAATATTTTGTTATTGTTGTTTGTGACAGTTGGTTATTTTATTCTTTTTCAACAATCTAGTATCCAACAAGACAAGTATCTAGAAGAGTTGCAAAGCACCGAAGAATTAGATCAATGGATTAAAATTACCGAAGAAATCAAACTTCAGTATGAGGAAATCAAAGAACAAACAGGACAATCTATCTATGATGAATTCATCAAAGAAGCTAACGACACTATTGATTTCTTCTTGAATAGATCAAAGTTAGAAATTGCAGCGGTCTATGAATATAACCGTGGGGATTGGTCATCATTTTATTCTCATCAACTTCTTGATAATCAATCTGCAGCTGGGGAAATTGATACAGGGGGTGCTTATCTGGATGATAGAATGGATTATTTTCTTGGGAAATTCACAGTGGAAGCCAGTATTTCTGAAAAGGAATGGTTGATAGAAAACAATATTCAACCTATATTCACCGGAACTTTCATCCCTACCATTTATCATCAGTTTACAGATGAGGAGAGACATCAAAGCTTTGAAGAAGAAAATAGAAAATTGGATAGTAGCGGTCTATTTTCTTTATATTTGTTTAACAAGTATTATCTATACTTTATTCTTATTCTCTTATGTTTATTCTTGTTTGGTGGGGGCTTGGCTTTAGAGAGAGGAAAAAAACAAACATTACATTTATTACAAACGCAACCACTAAAGTTAAGTAGCATTTTCTTAGGGAAAATAATGACAAGTAGTATTTTAGCGATTGCCAGTGGAGTAGGGTTATTTATAATCATTATTTTGATGGGAAGCTTATTCAATCGTTTTGGGGATTGGCTATATCCAATTTTACATTATAACCATGAAGACATCGTTAATTCTTCCAACTACTCTGGCTTGGTTTCAAGTGGATATGGCTATCATTTCATCCCTTTAGGAGAATACCTTGTCTACAGTATGGTATTTTTGGTTTTATGCTTACTTTTTGTCTTGGGACTTACCATTGTTTTGTCCACTTTCATAAAAAATGCATTGACCGTTTTCGCCGTTTCTATCCTTATCAATGTTTCTGGGTATTATGTTACAACTAAATTTGGAATGAAAGTTGCTCATTTACTTCCATTCACATACTTTGATTACCCTAAAGTAATAAATGGCGAACTATCTATTGTGATGGATAACGCAAAAATCAATGTAATACATGGTTGCCTGGTGTTGTCAGGGTTATCCACCGTGTTCGTACTAATCGGTTATATCGTACTTTATAGAAAGAATAAAACGATTGTTAAAGCTGTTAAAAATCAGGTGACTACTAAGATGTAA
- a CDS encoding Na+/H+ antiporter NhaC family protein, with protein MEGTIYSLIPPVLAILMVIVTRRVLLSLGVGILAAALLVADFNPLKTVTLIWDTVLGLFYSVGDSEWNLWNIYILVFLLILGVITAFISITGGSRAFADWAQTKIKTRRGSKFLTALLGIVIFIDDYFNALAVGQISRPLTDRYKVSRAKLAYLIDSTSAPICVISPVSSWGAVIIGIIGTDVIVKQNISDLTAISAFMQIIPMNLYVFAAILMVILVSYFNVNIGPMKTHEKRAMEKGELYDSEKEVPGELTDDLPTSTKGTIGNLVWPIVALFVGVIGAMLWLGASALEGEVTLLGIFENTDPSAALFYGGLFALVVSLVLLFGQISKGGVTNKVVGRGFMEGAKSMLPAIYILLFAWTIAGLIGELQTGEYIAEQVQNSNMNIAFLPVIIFVIAGFTALATGTSWGTFTLLLPIAGQIAASTDVSILLPALAAVLAGAVFGDHCSPISDTTILSSTGAGCNHIDHVLTQLPYALICAGIAIVGYIVLGLTGSTLLGLLVVVVAFVIIGFSFKAVKTAQ; from the coding sequence ATGGAAGGAACGATTTATTCTTTGATTCCTCCTGTGCTGGCAATCTTGATGGTCATTGTGACGAGAAGAGTATTGCTTTCACTTGGAGTAGGTATTTTAGCGGCCGCTTTGTTGGTGGCAGACTTTAATCCTTTGAAAACTGTTACCCTAATTTGGGATACGGTGCTTGGGTTATTTTATTCTGTTGGAGATAGTGAATGGAACCTGTGGAATATTTATATTCTTGTTTTCCTCTTAATACTTGGTGTGATTACTGCATTTATTTCTATCACTGGGGGAAGCAGAGCGTTTGCTGATTGGGCGCAAACGAAAATTAAAACTAGACGTGGCTCCAAATTTTTAACGGCACTTTTAGGAATTGTTATTTTCATTGATGATTATTTTAATGCGTTGGCAGTGGGACAAATCAGCAGACCTTTAACCGATCGTTATAAGGTTTCACGTGCGAAATTAGCCTACCTGATTGACTCCACTTCTGCGCCAATTTGTGTTATTTCCCCTGTATCGAGCTGGGGTGCCGTAATTATCGGTATTATAGGAACAGATGTGATTGTAAAGCAGAATATTAGTGATTTAACAGCGATTAGTGCATTCATGCAAATTATTCCGATGAATCTATATGTCTTTGCTGCCATTCTTATGGTGATTTTAGTAAGTTATTTTAACGTGAATATCGGCCCGATGAAAACTCACGAAAAGCGTGCGATGGAAAAGGGCGAGCTTTATGATTCAGAAAAAGAGGTCCCTGGTGAGCTAACGGATGACCTTCCAACAAGCACGAAGGGTACAATCGGTAACCTTGTGTGGCCGATTGTTGCTTTATTCGTTGGTGTGATTGGAGCGATGCTTTGGTTAGGGGCGTCTGCACTTGAAGGAGAAGTAACGCTGTTAGGTATTTTTGAAAACACAGATCCATCGGCAGCATTATTTTATGGTGGATTGTTTGCGCTAGTAGTTTCCTTAGTACTTCTATTTGGTCAAATCTCCAAAGGTGGAGTGACTAATAAGGTAGTGGGACGTGGCTTTATGGAAGGAGCAAAATCTATGCTTCCTGCCATTTATATTCTTTTATTTGCTTGGACAATTGCCGGGTTAATCGGTGAGCTACAAACGGGAGAATACATTGCCGAACAGGTGCAAAATTCTAATATGAATATTGCGTTCTTACCGGTAATAATCTTTGTGATTGCTGGGTTTACTGCACTAGCAACTGGAACTTCATGGGGAACCTTCACATTGCTTCTTCCTATTGCTGGGCAAATCGCAGCATCTACTGATGTTTCTATCCTTTTGCCAGCATTAGCAGCAGTACTTGCAGGAGCGGTATTTGGGGATCATTGTTCCCCAATTTCTGACACAACGATTCTTTCCTCAACAGGTGCAGGATGTAACCATATTGATCATGTGTTAACACAGCTTCCATATGCATTAATTTGTGCTGGTATTGCGATTGTGGGATACATTGTTCTTGGGTTAACTGGCAGTACTTTATTAGGATTACTAGTCGTTGTTGTAGCATTTGTTATCATTGGCTTTAGTTTTAAAGCAGTGAAAACGGCTCAATAA
- a CDS encoding DUF72 domain-containing protein produces MILVGVTGWGDHDSLYTGGISPRDKLKEYGAHFPVVEVDASFYAIQPKQNIEKWVTDTPERFQFVVKAYQGMTGHQRGDIPFETKDQMFSAFQESLQPYEEAGKLAMVLFQFPPWYDCKKENVDYLRWCKERMGDTKVALEFRNRTWFQPEFYDKTLSFMEDEGWIHSICDEPQAGTGSIPTVLHPTDPDQTLIRLHGRNVDGWTKAVSGKDWREVRYLYDYNKEELQEWNEHLKKLQQQTKNLFVLFNNNSGGHAANNAKQMIELLDIEYTGLAPRQLDLF; encoded by the coding sequence ATGATACTTGTTGGTGTCACTGGCTGGGGGGACCATGATTCCCTTTATACAGGAGGAATCTCCCCGAGGGACAAACTTAAAGAATATGGTGCTCATTTTCCGGTAGTTGAGGTGGATGCATCCTTCTACGCGATTCAACCCAAGCAAAACATAGAAAAGTGGGTGACAGATACCCCGGAACGCTTTCAATTTGTCGTGAAGGCATACCAAGGGATGACTGGACACCAACGCGGCGACATTCCCTTTGAAACGAAAGATCAGATGTTTTCAGCGTTTCAAGAATCCTTACAACCATATGAGGAAGCCGGAAAACTTGCCATGGTACTTTTTCAATTTCCTCCTTGGTATGATTGCAAAAAAGAAAATGTCGACTATTTGCGATGGTGCAAAGAGAGGATGGGGGACACAAAAGTAGCCCTCGAATTCCGCAATCGAACGTGGTTTCAGCCAGAATTCTATGACAAGACCCTCTCCTTCATGGAAGATGAAGGATGGATTCATAGCATCTGTGATGAGCCCCAAGCTGGCACCGGTTCCATTCCTACTGTATTACACCCAACAGACCCAGACCAAACGCTTATCAGGCTCCATGGCCGCAATGTAGATGGGTGGACAAAGGCTGTCTCAGGAAAGGACTGGCGTGAAGTCCGCTACTTATATGATTATAATAAAGAGGAACTCCAAGAGTGGAATGAGCATTTGAAGAAGCTACAGCAACAGACAAAGAACTTATTTGTGCTCTTTAACAACAACTCAGGTGGTCATGCTGCGAACAATGCAAAGCAGATGATTGAGCTGCTGGATATTGAATATACAGGTCTTGCGCCACGGCAGCTAGATTTATTTTAA
- a CDS encoding IS256 family transposase codes for MTQLQFNLDIDLLKDAVMNSNMEAVVRSAIVLVLNEYMEKERDEYLQAAAYERSIERLDYRNGYYEREFTMSIGKLKLKVPRTRNGDFSPSVFEKYARCDQAFVLSMVEMVINGVSTRKVTHIVEQLCGENVSKSFVSSLTQKLDPIVNDWAKRPLNDTYYPFVFVDAMYTKVREHHRVVSKAIYIATALTDKNQREILGLQVDHVENYESWSRFFQQLKSRGLQSPKLVVSDAHQGLQKAIQREFIGTSWQRCNVHFKRNIFEKLPKKDSLEIRTMIKRIFEAVTIEDMRNFKEELMSQFAENTRYEKALKVLDEGFEDTIQYMEHPQNIRPHIRSTNCLERLNQEVRRRERVIRIFPNTQSAFRLVGAVLLHYQQTVYAKRKSFSK; via the coding sequence ATGACTCAATTACAGTTTAACCTAGATATCGACCTTTTAAAAGATGCAGTAATGAATTCTAATATGGAAGCAGTAGTTAGATCTGCGATTGTACTGGTGCTAAATGAATACATGGAAAAAGAAAGAGATGAATACTTACAAGCTGCTGCTTATGAACGCTCAATAGAGCGTTTGGATTATCGTAATGGCTATTATGAACGTGAATTTACGATGAGTATTGGGAAACTAAAGCTCAAAGTACCACGCACTCGAAATGGTGATTTTTCACCTTCCGTTTTCGAAAAATATGCCCGATGTGACCAAGCCTTCGTTCTCTCCATGGTAGAAATGGTCATTAATGGTGTATCCACTCGTAAGGTGACGCATATTGTGGAACAGCTTTGCGGAGAAAATGTTTCCAAATCGTTTGTGTCTTCTCTTACTCAAAAGCTAGATCCTATCGTTAATGACTGGGCCAAGAGGCCTCTTAATGACACCTACTATCCTTTTGTCTTTGTAGACGCTATGTATACCAAGGTGCGGGAGCACCATCGTGTTGTCTCCAAAGCTATCTATATTGCGACAGCTCTGACGGATAAAAACCAACGTGAAATTCTTGGTCTTCAGGTTGATCATGTCGAAAACTATGAAAGCTGGTCTCGTTTTTTCCAACAGCTTAAATCACGAGGGCTTCAATCACCTAAACTAGTTGTTTCTGACGCTCATCAAGGTCTACAAAAAGCTATTCAACGGGAATTTATTGGTACTAGCTGGCAAAGATGTAACGTACACTTCAAACGAAACATTTTTGAGAAACTCCCTAAGAAAGATTCCTTAGAAATCAGAACAATGATTAAACGTATTTTTGAAGCTGTAACGATTGAAGATATGAGAAACTTCAAAGAGGAACTCATGAGCCAATTTGCGGAGAACACGAGATATGAAAAAGCCTTAAAAGTTCTTGATGAAGGTTTTGAAGATACCATTCAATATATGGAACACCCACAAAACATCCGCCCTCATATTAGGAGTACGAATTGTTTAGAAAGGTTAAACCAGGAGGTTCGTAGAAGAGAAAGAGTAATACGGATTTTCCCTAACACTCAGTCAGCTTTTCGTTTAGTGGGGGCTGTCTTACTACACTATCAACAAACTGTTTACGCAAAGAGAAAGTCCTTTAGTAAATAG